A single genomic interval of Amycolatopsis albispora harbors:
- a CDS encoding response regulator transcription factor: MEDHSMVAEALEIAFADVPDIDLVASAQSVESGLALTRAHRPDVVVLDRRLPDGDGIDALPRFREQSPHSQVLVLTGEATTNMAARVVAAGGAGLLVKTGLFTDLVAALRRVAAGSSAFEPGLLAGVLDRLASRERGEPMLTARERQVLALIAEGAATDRIAAELNLARNTVRNHIQRILGKLNAHSKLEAVAFARRNGLIE; this comes from the coding sequence GTGGAGGACCACAGCATGGTCGCCGAAGCACTGGAGATCGCCTTCGCCGACGTGCCCGACATCGACCTGGTCGCCTCGGCGCAGTCGGTGGAATCGGGGCTGGCGCTCACCCGCGCGCACCGGCCGGACGTGGTGGTGCTGGACCGGCGCCTGCCCGACGGCGACGGGATCGACGCGCTGCCGCGGTTCCGCGAGCAGTCCCCGCACAGCCAGGTGCTGGTGCTCACCGGCGAGGCGACCACGAACATGGCGGCCAGGGTGGTGGCCGCGGGCGGGGCCGGGCTGCTGGTGAAAACCGGGTTGTTCACCGACCTGGTGGCCGCGTTGCGCCGGGTGGCCGCCGGCAGTTCCGCCTTCGAGCCGGGCCTGCTGGCCGGGGTGCTGGACAGGCTGGCCTCGCGCGAGCGCGGCGAGCCGATGCTCACCGCCCGCGAACGCCAGGTGCTCGCGCTGATCGCCGAGGGCGCGGCCACCGATCGCATCGCCGCGGAACTGAATCTGGCCAGGAACACGGTTCGCAACCACATTCAGCGAATACTCGGGAAACTGAACGCGCATTCGAAGCTGGAAGCGGTCGCCTTCGCCCGGCGCAACGGCCTCATCGAGTAG
- a CDS encoding ATP-dependent DNA ligase gives MSLTMPVKPMLAKPAKSIPDSGGLLFEPKWDGFRCLVFRDGAELTLQSRTGKPLNRYFPEVLEALAGILPEQVVLDGELVIGRGGRLDFDALTERIHPAASRVELLSQETPAQFVAFDLLELNGESLLDEPTERRRARLEQLPGVFITPATTDPAVARHWFELFEGAGLDGVIGKPLDAAYEPGKRLMLKYKHSRTADCVLAGLRWHVDGEPGEMVGSFLLGLYDEHGVLHHVGVVGSFPVTRRRELAEELAPLITDGPHPWLGDAVVPGQRLPGSVNRWRAGEQPWVPLRLERVVEVGYEHTEGGHPARFRHTAQFARWRPDREPSSCDYAQLEEPARYDLDAVFRGEVRRVG, from the coding sequence ATGTCGCTGACGATGCCGGTCAAGCCCATGCTCGCCAAGCCGGCCAAGTCCATCCCGGACTCGGGCGGGCTGCTGTTCGAGCCGAAGTGGGACGGTTTCCGCTGCCTGGTCTTCCGCGACGGCGCCGAGCTGACCCTGCAGTCGCGCACCGGGAAACCGCTGAACCGGTACTTCCCCGAGGTGCTCGAAGCGCTCGCGGGCATCCTGCCGGAGCAGGTGGTGCTCGACGGTGAGCTGGTCATCGGCCGCGGCGGCAGGCTCGACTTCGACGCGCTGACCGAGCGCATCCACCCCGCCGCGAGCCGCGTCGAGCTGCTCTCGCAGGAGACGCCGGCCCAGTTCGTCGCCTTCGACCTGCTGGAGCTGAACGGCGAGTCGCTGCTGGACGAGCCGACCGAGCGCCGTCGCGCCCGGCTGGAGCAGCTGCCCGGTGTGTTCATCACCCCGGCCACCACCGATCCGGCGGTGGCGCGGCACTGGTTCGAGCTGTTCGAGGGTGCCGGGCTGGACGGTGTGATCGGCAAGCCGCTGGACGCCGCCTACGAGCCGGGCAAGCGGCTCATGCTCAAGTACAAGCACTCGCGCACCGCGGACTGCGTGCTGGCCGGGCTGCGCTGGCACGTCGACGGCGAGCCGGGCGAAATGGTCGGCTCGTTCCTGCTGGGTCTCTACGACGAGCACGGCGTGCTGCACCACGTCGGCGTGGTGGGTTCCTTCCCGGTGACACGGCGGCGTGAACTGGCCGAGGAACTGGCGCCGCTGATCACCGACGGCCCGCACCCGTGGCTCGGCGACGCCGTGGTGCCGGGGCAGCGGCTGCCCGGTTCGGTCAACCGCTGGCGTGCGGGGGAGCAACCGTGGGTGCCGCTGCGGCTGGAGCGCGTGGTCGAGGTCGGCTACGAGCACACCGAGGGCGGGCACCCGGCGCGGTTCCGGCACACCGCGCAGTTCGCCCGCTGGCGGCCGGACCGCGAACCGTCCTCGTGCGACTACGCGCAGCTCGAAGAGCCGGCCAGGTACGACCTGGACGCGGTGTTCCGCGGTGAGGTCAGGCGGGTCGGCTGA
- a CDS encoding alpha/beta hydrolase, with protein sequence MCTVAGACTAGPSNRPPVVENDGPLPPVSPATGPPATPPLPPLEEPRENGVEWKDCAADTGKRLGGQPVPANLQVSCGRVSTPLDAPELPGRGILRIDLLKAGTGPVPLVVLNDIDGEPGTLYALRLAQSLPPELLQRFSLIGVDRRGSGQSDPVRCIPAEVRGELIGFDPAQESVEPLLDAARQAGQQCGITMEDDQGAFDSWRTAGDLDEIRSQLGLSKLNALARGEGSQVLGAYAVRFTDKVGRFVLDGAPDPSPDVASVHDAQAAGGEAALAAFGADCAQRGCALGGDAKTVVAGLLDQLRVTGQPTGDGTLLSPGLAMHAINAGLAQRQRWPELADAIAAARSGDGTKLAAFADPLRMDDSVNPTRLDSGIATRCNDTTVRLSADQIDTISRDLRGRYPVYGGFVTQRLAWCSPWPVPTQALPPLSKPGVPPVLLVSTAGDPLTSEQGTTRAAEQMPSGVRIGWQGAGHGAVGASACVGEKVRDFLIDAKIPNDGTLCPA encoded by the coding sequence ATGTGCACCGTGGCGGGTGCGTGCACCGCCGGGCCGTCCAACCGGCCGCCCGTGGTGGAGAACGACGGCCCGCTGCCGCCGGTCTCCCCCGCCACCGGCCCGCCCGCCACGCCCCCGCTGCCGCCGCTGGAGGAGCCGCGCGAGAACGGGGTCGAGTGGAAGGACTGCGCCGCCGACACCGGCAAGCGGCTCGGCGGCCAGCCGGTCCCGGCGAACCTGCAGGTCAGCTGCGGCCGGGTGTCCACACCGCTGGACGCGCCCGAACTGCCCGGCCGCGGCATTCTCCGGATCGACCTGCTCAAGGCGGGCACCGGCCCGGTCCCGCTGGTGGTGCTCAACGACATCGACGGTGAGCCGGGCACGCTCTACGCGCTGCGCCTGGCCCAGTCGCTGCCGCCCGAGCTGCTGCAGCGGTTCTCGCTGATCGGCGTGGACCGGCGCGGCAGCGGGCAGTCCGATCCGGTGCGCTGCATCCCGGCCGAGGTGCGCGGCGAGCTGATCGGCTTCGACCCGGCGCAGGAGTCGGTCGAACCGCTGCTGGACGCCGCGCGGCAGGCCGGTCAGCAGTGCGGCATCACCATGGAGGACGACCAGGGCGCCTTCGACAGCTGGCGGACCGCGGGCGATCTCGACGAGATCCGCTCGCAGCTGGGCCTGTCCAAGCTGAACGCGCTGGCCAGGGGCGAGGGTTCGCAGGTGCTCGGCGCCTACGCGGTCCGGTTCACCGACAAGGTGGGCCGGTTCGTGCTGGACGGCGCGCCCGACCCGTCACCGGACGTGGCTTCCGTGCACGACGCGCAGGCCGCCGGTGGGGAGGCCGCGCTGGCGGCGTTCGGTGCCGACTGCGCGCAGCGCGGCTGCGCGCTCGGCGGTGACGCCAAGACGGTGGTCGCCGGGTTGCTGGACCAGCTGCGCGTCACCGGCCAGCCGACCGGGGACGGCACCCTGCTCAGCCCCGGCCTCGCCATGCACGCCATCAACGCGGGACTGGCGCAGCGCCAGCGGTGGCCGGAACTGGCCGACGCGATCGCCGCGGCCCGGTCCGGTGACGGCACGAAACTGGCCGCCTTCGCCGATCCGCTGCGAATGGACGACAGCGTCAACCCGACCCGGCTCGACAGCGGCATCGCCACCCGGTGCAACGACACCACGGTGCGGCTGTCCGCCGACCAGATCGACACGATCAGCCGCGACCTGCGTGGCCGGTACCCGGTGTACGGCGGGTTTGTCACCCAGCGGCTGGCGTGGTGCAGCCCGTGGCCGGTGCCGACGCAGGCGCTGCCGCCGCTGAGCAAGCCGGGGGTGCCGCCGGTGCTGCTGGTGAGCACCGCCGGTGATCCGCTGACCTCGGAGCAGGGCACCACGCGGGCCGCCGAGCAGATGCCCAGCGGGGTGCGGATCGGCTGGCAGGGCGCCGGGCACGGCGCGGTCGGCGCGTCCGCGTGCGTCGGCGAAAAGGTCCGCGACTTCCTGATCGACGCCAAGATCCCGAACGACGGCACGCTCTGCCCGGCCTGA
- a CDS encoding HAMP domain-containing protein, producing the protein MSPTRPGTLGEESLQQLLEGLKAVRDGDFSTRLPRSDDQLMDEMSAVFNGMVDQLALFTSEVTRVAREVGTEGKLGGQAAVPGVSGTWKALTDSVNAMAGNLTGQVRDIAGVATAVARGDLSQKITVDVKGEMLELKNTLNTMVDQLSSFADEVTRVAREVGSEGRLGGQAQVPGVAGTWRDLTTSVNFMAGNLTTQVRSIAEVTTAVARGDLTQKIVVDARGEILELKNTINTMVDQLSSFADEVTRVAREVGTEGILGGQAQVPGVAGTWRDLTTSVNFMAGNLTNQVRSIAQVATAVAKGDLTQKIAVDARGEIRELKNTINTMVDQLSSFADEVTRVAREVGTDGRLGGQADVKGVSGTWKGLTESVNVMADNLTEQVRSIAEVTTAVAQGDLTQKIRVDARGEILELKDTVNTMVDQLSSFADEVTRVAREVGTEGRLGGRADVKGVSGTWKGLTESVNVMADNLTDQVRSIARVTSAVAQGDLSKKVTVEAKGEVAALAQTINTMVDTLSAFADEVTRVAREVGTEGILGGQARVANVAGTWKALTDNVNSMADNLTSQVRSIAMVTTAVAQGDLSKKIDADARGEILELKTTINTMVDQLSAFAAEVTRVAREVGKEGRLGGQAEVEGVSGTWKRLTENVDELAGNLTRQVRAIAEVASAVATGDLTRSISVEAQGEVAELKDNINAMVQSLRETTRANEDQDWLNTNLARISGLIQGHRDLRVVAELIMNELTPLVGAQHGTFYFADPGEDPPRLRLIASYGHNPAEQLPSEFEFGQSLVGQVAKSKTPIVVDRTPAGYVRVSSSLGAAAPVNLIVLSVVFEDQVLGVIELASFARFTDVHRDFLEQLTETIGVNVNTIIANARTDALLEESQRLAAELQARSEELQAQQAKLQRSNAELEEKAELLARQNRDIEVKNFEIEQARQEIEERAQQLALASKYKSEFLANMSHELRTPLTSLLILAGVLAQNSSQNLTPKQVEFAKVIQSAGTDLLQLINDILDLSKVEAGKMDIHQEPFPLDQLLDYVRTTFRPLTADKGLEFDVVVEPDVPSRLFTDEQRLRQVLRNLLSNAVKFTEHGSVELRVSVAGGGSEVAFSVVDTGIGIEEENLESIFGAFQQADGTTSRRYGGTGLGLSISREVAYLLGGAIEAESRLGHGSTFTLRLPVSRLSTVDGAVVDRLLEPIEVGDRAVLVVEAGEDGLLTLLARGVARDAGSVAVDTVAAPDDAVERLASRVYACVVLDLSLPGATALTFLKRLGEFDRTPPVLAHATRKLSAAQDRLLQAQLRHSEVTVLSSLDQLRAEITVRVAEEPAPAEPAPAVADEQRLRGRKVLLIDDDARNVFAIAGMLELQGMEVVHAPNGRLGIELLLEHPDVDLILMDVMMPEMDGYATTAAIREMPRFAGLPIITVTAKAMEGDREKSLAAGASDYVTKPVDAGELLSCMSRWLNR; encoded by the coding sequence ATGAGCCCAACGCGGCCGGGCACGCTCGGCGAGGAAAGCCTGCAGCAACTGCTGGAAGGGCTGAAGGCGGTCCGCGACGGGGATTTCAGCACCCGGCTGCCCCGCAGCGACGACCAGCTGATGGACGAGATGTCGGCGGTGTTCAACGGCATGGTCGACCAGCTCGCCCTGTTCACCTCCGAGGTGACCAGGGTGGCGCGCGAGGTGGGCACCGAGGGCAAGCTCGGCGGGCAGGCCGCGGTGCCGGGGGTCTCCGGCACCTGGAAGGCGCTCACCGACTCGGTGAACGCGATGGCGGGCAACCTGACCGGTCAGGTGCGGGACATCGCGGGCGTGGCCACGGCGGTGGCCAGGGGTGATCTGTCGCAGAAGATCACCGTGGACGTCAAGGGCGAGATGCTGGAGCTGAAGAACACCCTCAACACGATGGTGGACCAGCTTTCGTCGTTCGCCGACGAGGTGACGCGCGTGGCCCGCGAGGTGGGCAGCGAGGGCAGGCTCGGCGGCCAGGCGCAGGTGCCGGGGGTGGCGGGTACCTGGCGGGATCTGACGACGTCGGTGAACTTCATGGCGGGCAACCTCACCACGCAGGTGCGGTCGATCGCCGAGGTGACCACGGCGGTGGCGCGGGGTGACCTGACGCAGAAGATCGTGGTGGACGCGCGCGGCGAGATCCTCGAACTCAAGAACACCATCAACACGATGGTGGACCAGCTGTCGTCGTTCGCCGACGAGGTGACGCGCGTGGCCCGCGAGGTCGGCACCGAAGGCATTCTCGGTGGCCAGGCGCAGGTGCCGGGCGTGGCGGGTACCTGGCGGGACCTGACCACGTCGGTGAACTTCATGGCGGGCAACCTGACCAACCAGGTGCGCTCCATCGCGCAGGTGGCGACCGCGGTGGCCAAGGGCGACCTGACGCAGAAGATCGCGGTGGACGCGCGTGGTGAGATCCGCGAGCTGAAGAACACGATCAACACGATGGTGGACCAGCTGTCGTCGTTCGCGGACGAGGTGACGCGGGTGGCCCGCGAGGTCGGCACCGACGGGCGCCTCGGCGGCCAGGCCGACGTGAAGGGCGTGTCGGGTACCTGGAAGGGCCTGACGGAGTCGGTGAACGTGATGGCCGACAACCTCACCGAGCAGGTGCGCTCGATCGCCGAGGTGACCACGGCGGTGGCGCAGGGCGACCTGACGCAGAAGATCCGCGTCGATGCCCGCGGGGAGATCCTCGAACTCAAGGACACCGTCAACACGATGGTGGACCAGCTCTCCTCGTTTGCCGACGAGGTGACGCGGGTGGCGCGCGAGGTCGGCACGGAAGGCCGTCTCGGCGGCCGGGCGGACGTGAAGGGTGTTTCGGGTACCTGGAAGGGCCTGACGGAGTCGGTGAACGTGATGGCCGACAACCTCACCGACCAGGTGCGCTCGATCGCGCGGGTGACCAGCGCGGTGGCGCAGGGCGACCTGTCCAAGAAGGTCACCGTGGAGGCCAAGGGCGAGGTCGCCGCGCTCGCGCAGACCATCAACACCATGGTGGACACGCTGTCCGCCTTCGCCGACGAGGTCACGCGGGTGGCGCGCGAGGTGGGCACGGAGGGCATTCTCGGCGGTCAGGCCCGGGTGGCGAACGTGGCCGGCACCTGGAAGGCGCTGACCGACAACGTCAACTCGATGGCGGACAACCTGACCAGCCAGGTGCGCTCGATCGCGATGGTGACCACCGCGGTGGCGCAGGGCGACCTGTCGAAGAAGATCGACGCGGACGCCCGCGGCGAGATCCTCGAACTCAAAACGACCATCAACACCATGGTCGACCAGCTCTCGGCGTTCGCCGCCGAGGTCACGCGCGTGGCGCGCGAGGTCGGCAAGGAAGGCCGTCTCGGCGGGCAGGCCGAGGTCGAAGGCGTGTCCGGGACGTGGAAGCGGCTCACCGAGAACGTGGACGAGCTGGCGGGCAACCTGACCCGCCAGGTGCGCGCGATCGCCGAGGTGGCCAGCGCGGTGGCCACCGGCGACCTGACCCGGTCGATCTCGGTCGAAGCCCAGGGTGAGGTGGCCGAGCTCAAGGACAACATCAACGCGATGGTCCAGTCGCTGCGCGAGACCACCCGCGCCAACGAGGACCAGGACTGGCTCAACACCAATCTCGCGCGCATCTCCGGGCTCATCCAGGGGCACCGGGACCTGCGGGTGGTGGCCGAGCTGATCATGAACGAGCTGACCCCGCTGGTCGGCGCGCAGCACGGCACCTTCTACTTCGCCGATCCCGGGGAGGACCCGCCCCGGCTGCGGCTGATCGCCAGCTACGGGCACAACCCGGCCGAGCAGCTGCCCTCCGAGTTCGAGTTCGGCCAGTCGCTGGTCGGGCAGGTGGCCAAGAGCAAAACGCCGATCGTGGTCGACCGCACGCCGGCCGGTTACGTGCGGGTGTCCTCCAGCCTGGGCGCGGCGGCGCCGGTCAACCTGATCGTGTTGTCCGTCGTGTTCGAGGACCAGGTGCTCGGCGTGATCGAGCTGGCCTCGTTCGCGCGGTTCACCGACGTGCACCGCGACTTCCTCGAACAGCTCACCGAGACCATCGGCGTCAACGTGAACACCATCATCGCCAACGCCAGGACCGACGCGCTGCTGGAGGAATCCCAGCGGCTGGCCGCCGAACTGCAGGCGCGCTCGGAGGAACTCCAGGCACAGCAGGCGAAACTCCAGCGGTCGAACGCCGAGCTGGAGGAGAAGGCCGAGCTGCTGGCCAGGCAGAACCGCGACATCGAGGTGAAGAACTTCGAGATCGAGCAGGCCAGGCAGGAGATCGAGGAACGCGCGCAGCAGCTGGCGCTGGCGTCGAAGTACAAGTCGGAGTTCCTCGCGAACATGTCGCACGAGCTGCGCACCCCGCTGACCAGCCTGCTCATCCTGGCCGGGGTGCTGGCGCAGAACTCGTCGCAGAACCTGACGCCGAAGCAGGTCGAGTTCGCCAAGGTGATCCAGTCCGCGGGCACCGACCTGCTGCAGCTGATCAACGACATCCTCGACCTGTCGAAGGTCGAGGCGGGCAAGATGGACATCCACCAGGAACCGTTCCCGCTGGACCAGCTGCTGGACTACGTGCGGACCACGTTCCGGCCGCTGACCGCGGACAAGGGCCTGGAGTTCGACGTGGTGGTCGAGCCCGACGTGCCGTCGCGGTTGTTCACCGACGAGCAGCGGCTGCGACAGGTGCTGCGCAACCTGCTGTCGAACGCGGTGAAGTTCACCGAACACGGTTCGGTCGAGCTGCGGGTGAGCGTGGCCGGTGGCGGGTCCGAAGTGGCCTTCTCGGTGGTGGACACCGGGATCGGCATCGAGGAGGAGAACCTCGAGTCCATCTTCGGCGCGTTCCAGCAGGCCGACGGCACCACCAGCCGCAGGTACGGCGGCACCGGGCTGGGGCTGTCGATCAGCCGGGAGGTGGCCTACCTGCTCGGCGGCGCGATCGAGGCGGAGAGCAGGCTGGGCCACGGCAGCACCTTCACCCTGCGCCTGCCGGTGTCCCGGCTGTCCACTGTGGATGGTGCGGTGGTGGACCGGCTGCTGGAGCCGATCGAGGTCGGCGACCGCGCGGTGCTGGTGGTCGAGGCGGGGGAGGACGGGCTGCTGACCCTGCTCGCGCGCGGGGTGGCGCGGGACGCCGGCTCGGTGGCCGTGGACACCGTCGCCGCGCCGGACGACGCGGTGGAGCGGCTGGCCTCGCGGGTGTACGCCTGCGTGGTGCTGGATCTGAGCCTGCCGGGTGCGACCGCGCTGACCTTTCTCAAGCGGCTGGGGGAGTTCGACCGGACCCCGCCGGTGCTGGCGCACGCCACGCGGAAGCTGAGCGCGGCGCAGGACCGGCTGCTGCAGGCGCAGCTGCGGCACTCGGAGGTGACCGTGCTGTCCTCTTTGGACCAGCTGCGTGCGGAGATCACGGTGCGGGTGGCCGAGGAACCCGCGCCCGCGGAACCCGCCCCGGCGGTGGCCGACGAGCAGCGCCTGCGGGGCAGGAAGGTCCTGCTCATCGACGACGACGCGCGCAACGTGTTCGCCATCGCGGGCATGCTGGAGCTGCAGGGCATGGAGGTGGTGCACGCGCCGAACGGGCGGCTGGGCATCGAGCTGCTGCTGGAGCACCCCGACGTGGACCTGATCCTGATGGACGTGATGATGCCCGAGATGGACGGTTACGCCACCACGGCGGCGATCCGCGAGATGCCCCGGTTCGCCGGGCTGCCGATCATCACCGTCACCGCGAAGGCGATGGAGGGGGACCGGGAGAAGAGCCTGGCCGCCGGCGCCAGCGACTACGTGACCAAGCCGGTGGACGCCGGCGAACTGCTCAGCTGCATGAGCCGCTGGCTGAACCGCTGA
- a CDS encoding transcriptional regulator, whose amino-acid sequence MNAKPANRTHPCAASRIGLSDVARVETETSTFRALDYRYGGGWCHDAALAQLSWAYRLLDAAATERVKAKLCTALADLTSLAGWTAFDAGFPDAAHARFDRALELAREGGDNGLVANILYRKGRVYLHYEAPGQALAAFVQGERAAAAAGSAVMLSVLCANQAWAHAKLGKRDDAIRALGRADEAFSRSGNEEVPVWVRFFDQNDLAAMIGTVYTELALGVDSAYAAPACDELSFVVERYGPDMMRSKAFCLVLLAIDHLLMGDVDEAAEVGDRALAAAEGMNSARFADRLRPLEAEAVRRAEHTEARELAERIATFAA is encoded by the coding sequence ATGAATGCGAAGCCCGCGAACCGAACGCACCCCTGCGCCGCGAGCCGGATCGGCCTGTCCGATGTGGCCCGCGTGGAAACCGAGACCAGCACTTTCCGCGCGCTGGACTACCGCTACGGCGGTGGCTGGTGCCACGACGCGGCGCTCGCGCAGCTTTCGTGGGCTTATCGGCTGCTCGACGCCGCGGCCACGGAACGGGTGAAGGCGAAGTTGTGCACCGCGCTCGCCGATCTGACCAGTCTGGCCGGCTGGACCGCATTCGACGCCGGATTCCCGGACGCCGCGCACGCGCGTTTCGACCGTGCACTCGAACTCGCCAGGGAAGGCGGGGACAACGGCCTCGTGGCGAACATCCTCTATCGCAAAGGCAGGGTGTATTTGCACTACGAGGCACCGGGGCAGGCGCTGGCCGCGTTCGTCCAGGGCGAGCGCGCGGCCGCCGCGGCGGGGTCCGCGGTGATGCTGAGCGTGCTGTGCGCGAACCAGGCGTGGGCGCACGCGAAACTGGGCAAGCGCGACGACGCGATCCGCGCGCTCGGCCGGGCCGACGAGGCGTTCTCCCGCTCCGGGAACGAGGAGGTCCCCGTCTGGGTGCGGTTCTTCGACCAGAACGACCTCGCCGCGATGATCGGCACCGTCTACACCGAACTGGCGCTCGGCGTGGACTCCGCCTACGCCGCGCCCGCCTGTGACGAGCTCAGCTTCGTGGTCGAGCGGTACGGCCCGGACATGATGCGGAGCAAGGCCTTCTGCCTGGTGCTGCTGGCCATCGACCACCTGCTGATGGGGGATGTGGACGAAGCGGCCGAGGTGGGCGATCGCGCGCTGGCGGCCGCCGAAGGGATGAACTCGGCGCGGTTCGCCGACCGGCTGCGGCCGCTGGAAGCGGAGGCGGTCCGCCGGGCCGAGCACACCGAGGCTCGCGAACTCGCGGAGAGAATAGCTACCTTTGCCGCATGA